One genomic segment of Nocardia spumae includes these proteins:
- a CDS encoding DoxX family protein has protein sequence MAPLIVLVVVTGLARLAGWVDIVDWLDSWPHALRIGLAAMFLLTASAHFLQPRRDGLIAMVPPRLPSPAGLVTLTGVLEAAGAIGLLIPPVAPIAAGALVALLVVMFPANVRAARADLGIKTMPLPLRTLVQVLFIAAAVVAAF, from the coding sequence ATGGCACCGCTCATCGTTCTCGTCGTCGTCACCGGACTCGCCCGGCTGGCCGGTTGGGTGGATATCGTCGACTGGCTCGACTCGTGGCCACACGCGCTGCGCATCGGCCTGGCCGCGATGTTCCTGCTCACCGCCTCGGCCCATTTCCTGCAGCCGCGTCGTGACGGCCTGATCGCGATGGTGCCGCCGCGGCTGCCGTCGCCCGCGGGGCTGGTCACCCTCACCGGTGTGCTGGAGGCGGCCGGTGCGATCGGGTTGCTGATCCCGCCCGTGGCACCGATCGCGGCCGGCGCGCTGGTGGCGCTGCTGGTGGTGATGTTCCCGGCGAACGTGCGCGCGGCGCGCGCCGATCTGGGGATCAAGACGATGCCGCTGCCGCTGCGCACCCTCGTGCAGGTGCTGTTCATCGCCGCCGCTGTCGTCGCGGCGTTCTGA